A window of Candidatus Nitrospira allomarina genomic DNA:
TTAACCCCGAGACAAGCCAACCGCTCTGGCTTGCTAATCAAAAAAATCCGGCCAAAGCACAGATACCTGGATTTTGAAAAATTGAACTGTGGGATTCAACTGCGTTCCGGAATTTTCTTCTGAATTGTGTGGCGGGTGTACCCAATGCGAGGAGTCTGGACGTTCGATCAATCTGTAACCGGCTAGACGGATGAAGAATGGGAGGCTAGAAATACGAGCTGCAACCCGATGATTGTTTTGGCATCACAAATCGTGCCGTCCTGAATACCGGCCAACGCCTTTTCAAGCGGCCATTCCACCACTTCCAACACTTCGTCGTGGTCCAAATTCTGGCGTCCTTCCTTCAGATCCGTTCCCCGGTAGATATGGATGACTTCATCCGTAAATCCTGGAGCGGTCCAAATACTGGTGAGCAACTCCAACTGACCGGCCTGATAGCCAATCTCTTCCTCCAGCTCGCGTGCTGCACAGATGAGCGGGTCTTCCTGGGGATGCAGTTTGCCCGCGGGGATTTCATAAATAAATCCTCCGGCTGCATGGCGAAATTGCCGAATGAGAATAACAGTACCGTCACCTTTAATCGGCACGACAGCCGAGGCGCCAGGATGGCGAATGACTTCTAATTGGGTGAATTGCCCATTGGGCAATTTCACCGTTTCGCGGTTGAGAATTAAGACTTTTCCGGCATAGATATGTTCGATCGACACAGGAGTTCTCGTTTCAGTCAGATTCAGGAATACTACAATAGCATTTTAAGATTTTGGACGTTTGTAAAACGGAAGCGTGACAATCTTGGCTTGTACCCGTTTTCCACGAATGTCGATTTCAAGCGACATGCCTTCCTTGCACAGTGCAGGGGGCACAAATCCTAAGCCAATCCCTTTTTGCAAAATTGGCGAAAAATTTCCACTGGTGACCTTACCCACCAATTGTCCATTGCTGAAAATAGTCATGTCGTGGCGGGGAATACCGCGTTCCACCATTTCCAAGGCAGCAAGCTGACGAGTGAGACCATCCCTCTGCTGTTTGCGTAGCGCGAGGTGCCCTTCAAACTCGCCTTTATCCCAGGCTACTACCCACTCGGAACTGGCTTCCAGCGGGGAGGTGTTCTCATCCATATCGTTGCCATACAGCAAGTAGCCCACGTCTAATCGCAAAAGATCTCGCGCCCCTAGCCCTGCGGCCTTGGCTTCGAATTCCGCGCCGGCCTTCAAGAGTCGATCCCACGCGGAGGCCGCTTGCGCCGCAGGCACATACCATTCATATCCAAGCTCTCCGGTATATCCCGTTCGACTCAGCAACCCGGAAAACTCCGTGCCCTCCAATGCCAAACAATGGCGGGTCTTCAGGGTTTCGATTTGCATTCCTATGAGGTTTTGCATAATGGCTTTTGATGCAGGCCCTTGAATGGCAATTTGGGCCAACTCTGTTGATTGATCATGAATGATCGCTCGCGGAAATTTTTCCGACTGATGTTTTAAGAACCATTGGAGCATCTTTTCCCGATTGGAGGCATTGACGCAAACCAAAAACGAGGAGGACCCGGTTCTGTAGACAAACACATCATCGAGAATGCCTCCGGAGGATTGACAGACCATGCCATATTGAGCCTGCCCTTTCTGGAGGCGACTGACGTCATTGGTACTGACCCATTGAAGAAAGGCTTCAGCCTGGTCTCCTGATACCTCGATGCGTCCCATGTGACTGACGTCGAAGAAACCAGCCGATTGCCTGACCGCAAAATATTCCTCAAGGACACCAGTATATTGAACGGGCATGAGCCAGCCGGCGAAATCCACCAGCTTGGCATTGAGGGCACGATGGGCGTGAACGAGCGGAGTTTCGTTCATCAACGCAGGTCGAGCAGTTCGACTTCAAAGATGAGAGTGGCATTGGGGGGAACCGCTGCTCCGGCCCCTCGGGAACCGTATCCCAATTGAGGCGGGATTACCAATTTGCGGATACCGCCGATTTTCATCCCTTCGACGCCCTCGTCCCAACCCTTAATCACCCGGCCCTCCCCTAATCGAAAGGAAAAAGGTGAATTACGATCTTTAGAGCTATCGAATTTTTTTCCGTCGGTGAGTGTCCCCGTGTAATGGACGATGGCGGTTTCTCCCGCATGGGCTTCACGCCCGGAACCAATGGCGAGATCGACATACTGTAATCCGGAAGGCGTGGTCACCATCGCTTCTCCCGCAGCCTTACCGGACAAAGGATTCAATACAAATATCATGAGAAGGATGATCCAAGACCCTATAATGAATACGGGTAATCGAAAACCTGATTGTAATGTCATACCGTTTTTCATGAACCTCTCTCTTTGCTAGTGTGAAACGTATCCGATGCCATGCCCATTGATGGGCGAGACACGTCTTCGTAAAACAGCGCTATACTGGCCGTATAGCCATGCAAAAAATTCTTCCCGCTCACGGGGCCAATTTCTCCACCTGCAAAAAACCCCGCTATCGGCATGGTCCCCATTTGTTGATGCAGAGTGGACACATCATGGTGAGGAGTTTCGAAAAATCGCCGTCCACGCCCATTACAACTAAATAGCAACGCGCCTTTTGGCAGGCTGTCCGGATGGGTCACTCGCTCCTTCGATAAAAGTAAATGGAAGTCTTCACTCGCGGCATGAGCATCCCGCACATGGAACTGAATCGTCTGGCCTTCCTGAACAAAATCCGCGATGGCGAGACTCCCAGATTCTCGATCGGCTCCTAACAGGCCACGGATCAAAAAGTCCCCCTGACCGAATTCCGGTCGATGTTCGTCCATAGCAATACCCACTTGGAGTCCGTACGCCGCTTGTTGTTGTTCGTGTTCATCCAACGCTTTCAAGGTGGTTTCCAACCGTTCCAACGGCGGGATTCCCCCAAGCTCCTGAATGACATTCCGATCGACCTTGGTCACAACATACCGTTCACCAATAGGTTGACACCCTTGAGACACCACCGTCCGGATTTCCAATCCACCCTTAACAGCCACGCCTACGACCCCGGATCCAAGAATGTCTCGATTAAAGACCAGGCGGCTTTCTCCGACATCCATGCCTCCACTGGCAATTCCCCCAATAGCGGACGAGCCGGGAGCATGCTCCTCCAACAAGGACAATAATTCATCTATGGGGGTAGAAAACGGATCGGCAAAGAGGAAAAACGTGTAAGGATGGGTAGTGGCTTCTAATGCCACCGGCCAGCCATCCAGTGACGCTCCCTCACCCTCTAAGTTTGGCGTTAACTTGAAGGGCACCACTCGCATATCAGTGCTTCTCAGGCCCCAGAGCACCAGACCAGGATGTTCTTCAATTTCCTGATCGCCTCCAATGACCCCTTGTCCCATACACCCCACCAGTGCCTGAGGACGAAGGTTCTCGTGGATGATATCGACCATGCGCTGAATGTCTGAGGAATAATGGGGAGAAAAAAAGACAAATGCGAGATGACACTCCGCTTGGCCTAATGCCTCATACACTGATGCGGCTACCGCATTTGCGGCTACTTCAGGATGAGCTTCTTTGGAAAGGGCAACGTGACACTGCATCATAATTCAATTGTTATAAAGTCTAGCAATCCCCGCCAAACGATGTCCATGAAAGAGGTTTGGTAAATTTTTCCCTCTATTCCTACCCCGTCCCGATAAAACCAAAGAACATTCACCCTAGACGTAATAAGTTGCTTACTGAATTGGGCGACCATAGGCATTTAAAATCGAACGGAGTCTTTCAACCGAGATTGCCTCAAAGCGTCGTCCATCTCTTCCTGTAACCGTTGTGGCTTGTAGCAAGGCGTTGAGAATGGCCTCTTCGGTGGCCTCCACCGTGGCTTGAAACAAGGGGTTGATATGGGTATCGGCAAGATGAGCCATAAAAAATGTCCGGTGTTCCGGATAATGAGGAATAACATTGCCGGTAGAAAACGCCAGGACAAAATCTCCACTGCCATGATGGGAGATGGACCCGGTTCGCGCCAATCCTATGGTAGCCCGGCGGGAGAGTCTAGACAGTTGGCGTGCATCAAGCGGAGCATCCGTCGCGATGATGATGATAATAGACCCGCTGTCCTGCCGTCTTTGAGGGGGGACCGCTCCCGGAAGCTCGCCCAGAGCTGCCACGATCGATTCTTCCAGTTCTTTGTGTGAAACCATTGGCAGATCCGTATTATAAACTTGGCCCACCGGCACTCCCGCGATCGTTAGTTCATGACGACGGCCATGGTTAGCATTCACCAACACGCCGACACGATATCCTCCATCTTCAGATGGAAGCACTCGAGAGGCGGTACCAATGCCGCCTTTAAATTGATAGGACACCATCCCCGTCCCTGCCCCGACAGACCCCTCTGGAACGGGACCTCTTGTTGCCGTTTCCAGGGCGTGGACCACATCTTCCGGAGACACATGCCTTCCCTGACTATCATTCAGTCGGCTATCGTCGCATTCAGCCACCACAGGCGTGAGCGTATCATCAGTAATTCCAATGTCGGGATAGCGCTGAATCATCCAGCTCATAACGCCATCTGCCACACGAGGGACATTCAACGTATTCGTTAACGCGATGGGATATTCTAAAAACCCTGATTCCGCCACCCAGGCCAATCCCGTCATTTCCCCTGTCCCATTTATCACAAACGCTCCTGCTGGAACTTTATGATGCCAAACATCTTCACGCGGAATAATGACCGTCACACCGGTCCGAACAGGGCCTTGACCTACCTGCAAGGCCCCCTCGCCTTCATGAATGGTGACATGTCCTACTTTCACCCCTTGAACATCGGTGATGGCATTCATTTCCCCCGGAGCATACCGGCCTATGGTGATCCCAAGATCCTTTACATGGGGGCGAGCTTCTACCAAATCATGAGTAGCAGAGGTATTGGCCAATACCGCAGAGGCAGTCCATGCCCAGCCAATTCCTAAAATGCAAAAAAGATAGGCCTGAAGACCCTGCTTCAAATTAGGAAAACGCATATTGCCAGTCCTACCTGTCTACCCGTCCTCCAGCCCATTCACCAATAGCAGGGAAGAGTCATTCACACGATTGATTAGGGAAAGGACGGGGGTGTCCAGGGATATTCCTTTTCATACATATGGTAAGGGGTTTCTTGAAATCCAAGGTGGGCATAAGCCTGCTGGGCCCGATGATTTTTCTCTTCCACATAGAGCCGATATCCACAAACGGGTTCTTGATTCAAACGGGCTTGGCTTTGCACATACTCAAAAAGCTGCCGAAAGATTTGCTGTTGACGCTGATCTGGATACACGTACACACTTTGAAGCCACCAAAAATTCCCGTTTCGCCAATCGCTCCACTCAAAGGTGACCAAAATCTGCCCCACTACTATAAGTGCGCCACCATTGCGAGACTTTTCTGCAACTGCATACCATCCCTTACCAGAATCTTTGAGAATTGCCTCTATACCCATCTCAAGAATTCGCACATCTAATTCTCGATTTTCAGTTTCCCTGGCTAAAGCCAAGTTGAAACCTACAATAGATTTCAAATCAGACATGGTTGCCCGTCTGATTATTACCGGGGATGACATGTCCATTCCCAGGTCAACTATCCTTCGTCGGACCATTTGCTGGCGACAGCCATCCCGATCGGGGGCGGTAGAGTCCGGCTGAAAACTCCATTTTCATTGCCTCTTCTGGTGGTAACTGAATTCGATTCACACTTTCTTTTGGAACAAAGGCCAGATAGCCGGTAAACGGATGGATTGCTGTCGGAACAAAGACCATCATTAGAGTTCCTTCAGGGACAACTTGTAGCCTGGGTGGAGGTAATCCCATGTCAAAACCTAAAGCCCAAAGCCCGTCACGAGGAAACGGAAATGCGACGACTTTGCTTTGACCAAACCGATCGCGGAACTTGAGGACATCCGCCATACTTTTAAGGGTATAGTAAATACTACGCACAAAAGGAATACGCTCCAAAGAATCTTCCAATTTTCGATGGATTTGCTGGCCAAGTAAATGGGTCGTTCCCATGCCCACCCAGAGGACAAGAAGACAAAAAAATGTGATCCCTGAACCCGGAATCCTCACGCCATATAATGCCCACACAATGTCTACCGTCATATGCTCTAAGGTTTCGAGTAGTGTATAGAGGATTAATAAGGTCCCCCAGGCTGGAATAATAAGAAATAAACCAGTCAGGAGATACCGTTTGAAAGTATGGTCAGCAAGGGCATGCATAAAATATGTGGAGCTAGGAGATGCCAGCAGTCTACCAAAAACCTACTCACTCCGCAGCATCAGAGACACAGAGATTTGTTTGCATACAAATCGGTATTTTCTGAAAATTTCTTGCTACAAAAGAAGGCCAGTGTTACTCTTCACTGGGAGAAAATTTCGTCAATTTTTGGCACGTATTGAAAGGAGTTAGATGGTGCGCCCCGAAGATACAACTAAAGGAAAAGGTGATATTGCTCCTGACCTATTGGCAATACTTTGTTGTCCAGAGACAAAGCAAGAGGTGTGTTTATTGGACCAAACCGTTGTTCAACGACTGAACCAAAAAATCTCAAAAGGAGAATTGAAGACGAAGGGAGGTCAACTCGTCACTGAACAAATCGATGGAGGACTTCTTCGAAAAGACAACACTTTATTTTACCCTATCCGTGATCAAATTCCCATTATGCTTATTGAAGAAGGGATTCCAATAGAGAAATCCGATCTCTCATCAATGTAAGCCTTTAGCCTCAACGTTTTTCCGATAATAAAGCGGTAATTATTTTTTTGGGAATAGACTTTTCATAAACTTTGTGTACTCCGACCTCCTTTTTTAAACCACCATAGTGATCGACCAATCTGGACGACCACATAGATAAAGACTCCAAAAAAAATCCCATAATATCCATACGACTCGATCGGCCAATTCTGTCCACCATGCAGAAGAAATCCCAATGCCACATGGGCCCCCAACCCTAAACATAAGGCTAAGATAATCCACTCACGGACCATTGTTTTTCTAGACAACCCCATGTTAGTTCCGGATACTCAGTGCAATGAGCAGAGCTTGGACCATTCCTGGAATGGTCCAACACTGATTGGCAGGCAATTATACAGGGCTTTTCGTTGATTCGATTTCCGTGGCAGTGATCAAACTGACGAGATAATCCGTTACAAAAATTAGGGCTTCTTCTCTCCCATCCGCCCGACGCCCTTTTTCCCTACGTTGTATGGAGAGCTCATGTTCCAGATCTGACTTCACGTCCCCTAATAACTTCTGGAGGGAGGCTGTCGTCAGGTTCATGTCCACATCCTCTAATTCTTGACAGCGGTCTAAAACCCAGTTGAGCCCTTCTACCCGACCAAAATACCGTTCTTGTTCAGCTGCATCAATTCGGGCCATGGTTGAGGCAAATGCTTGCCCTTCATAAATCAGGTTGTAAAAACTCGCCACGGCACGATGTAAAATTGAATTCATTATCCGTTCCTCACAAGAAAAATTATTGTACTCTCTCTTCGATTATATACTGCTATTCAGAATCCTTCTAGGACTTTTTCATTATAATTGTACAACGAGTTTGCTTTTTTATTGGTCTGGTGACCTCAGGTAAATAATAAAGGATGAAATTCGGCCATAAACCCATAATATAAGGGTGCAAATTGTTTCAGGCTATTGGGACTATTTTCTTTGAGCCGTTTAAAAAAGAAAACCTGGTGGGTCGGATCCATTTTTTCCAAAAGTTTCCCTAACTCCGACATTGAGAATTTGCCTTGCGGAACACTTAAGATATAGTGAACCAATCGTTCCACAAATTGATGCATAACATATTCACTGTCCAAATATTGTTTTGGAATTTCACCATTTTTAATGATTTCGGCAAAGGATACAGCCTGCGCCGAAAACGGGAGATCTTCTATGGTTTTTGAGGGTTTCGTCACGCTTCTTTATAACTCCAAATTGGCCTCATCGCCCAAGAATTCAACATTTTCATATAGTTAATAAGTGATTGTATCAGGGGTTCCCTGTATATCAAAACATTTATACCAATTTTTTTACCACAATTTTTGTAAATATTCCCTGAAAGGCAAAATAATTGAAAATTTATCAAACCACACCAACCACCCAATTCCGTTCTAAATCCATTTCTATCAATTAACAAGATTAGCCCCAAATTTTATATATTGCCAATACATAAAATTTTTCGGGCAACCCTAACAGAAACCGGGTACCTCATTTCCCAATAATGCCACTTCAAAACATCTCAGTTCAGTTTTAAATACGAGATCCTATCTAATAAGTGGATCGGCAACCCCCCAAAAAAAAGCAGGGGGCGACGCATGTCGCCCCCTGCTCTTCGGGTTCCCCTCTGGGCTCCCTGCTTACAGCCAGTTCACCCGCTCCGCCGGGCGGATGTAAATCGGCTCTTCCACTTGCTGCCGCACCGCTTCCTTGCCCGATTTGTTGAACCCCAACACCGTGTCGTTGTACATCTCAAACTTCCGCCCATGG
This region includes:
- a CDS encoding NUDIX hydrolase, with the translated sequence MSIEHIYAGKVLILNRETVKLPNGQFTQLEVIRHPGASAVVPIKGDGTVILIRQFRHAAGGFIYEIPAGKLHPQEDPLICAARELEEEIGYQAGQLELLTSIWTAPGFTDEVIHIYRGTDLKEGRQNLDHDEVLEVVEWPLEKALAGIQDGTICDAKTIIGLQLVFLASHSSSV
- the gcvT gene encoding glycine cleavage system aminomethyltransferase GcvT, whose amino-acid sequence is MNETPLVHAHRALNAKLVDFAGWLMPVQYTGVLEEYFAVRQSAGFFDVSHMGRIEVSGDQAEAFLQWVSTNDVSRLQKGQAQYGMVCQSSGGILDDVFVYRTGSSSFLVCVNASNREKMLQWFLKHQSEKFPRAIIHDQSTELAQIAIQGPASKAIMQNLIGMQIETLKTRHCLALEGTEFSGLLSRTGYTGELGYEWYVPAAQAASAWDRLLKAGAEFEAKAAGLGARDLLRLDVGYLLYGNDMDENTSPLEASSEWVVAWDKGEFEGHLALRKQQRDGLTRQLAALEMVERGIPRHDMTIFSNGQLVGKVTSGNFSPILQKGIGLGFVPPALCKEGMSLEIDIRGKRVQAKIVTLPFYKRPKS
- a CDS encoding FKBP-type peptidyl-prolyl cis-trans isomerase, with the translated sequence MIFVLNPLSGKAAGEAMVTTPSGLQYVDLAIGSGREAHAGETAIVHYTGTLTDGKKFDSSKDRNSPFSFRLGEGRVIKGWDEGVEGMKIGGIRKLVIPPQLGYGSRGAGAAVPPNATLIFEVELLDLR
- a CDS encoding FIST signal transduction protein, with amino-acid sequence MMQCHVALSKEAHPEVAANAVAASVYEALGQAECHLAFVFFSPHYSSDIQRMVDIIHENLRPQALVGCMGQGVIGGDQEIEEHPGLVLWGLRSTDMRVVPFKLTPNLEGEGASLDGWPVALEATTHPYTFFLFADPFSTPIDELLSLLEEHAPGSSAIGGIASGGMDVGESRLVFNRDILGSGVVGVAVKGGLEIRTVVSQGCQPIGERYVVTKVDRNVIQELGGIPPLERLETTLKALDEHEQQQAAYGLQVGIAMDEHRPEFGQGDFLIRGLLGADRESGSLAIADFVQEGQTIQFHVRDAHAASEDFHLLLSKERVTHPDSLPKGALLFSCNGRGRRFFETPHHDVSTLHQQMGTMPIAGFFAGGEIGPVSGKNFLHGYTASIALFYEDVSRPSMGMASDTFHTSKERGS
- a CDS encoding DmpA family aminopeptidase, translating into MRFPNLKQGLQAYLFCILGIGWAWTASAVLANTSATHDLVEARPHVKDLGITIGRYAPGEMNAITDVQGVKVGHVTIHEGEGALQVGQGPVRTGVTVIIPREDVWHHKVPAGAFVINGTGEMTGLAWVAESGFLEYPIALTNTLNVPRVADGVMSWMIQRYPDIGITDDTLTPVVAECDDSRLNDSQGRHVSPEDVVHALETATRGPVPEGSVGAGTGMVSYQFKGGIGTASRVLPSEDGGYRVGVLVNANHGRRHELTIAGVPVGQVYNTDLPMVSHKELEESIVAALGELPGAVPPQRRQDSGSIIIIIATDAPLDARQLSRLSRRATIGLARTGSISHHGSGDFVLAFSTGNVIPHYPEHRTFFMAHLADTHINPLFQATVEATEEAILNALLQATTVTGRDGRRFEAISVERLRSILNAYGRPIQ
- a CDS encoding GNAT family N-acetyltransferase, with the translated sequence MSDLKSIVGFNLALARETENRELDVRILEMGIEAILKDSGKGWYAVAEKSRNGGALIVVGQILVTFEWSDWRNGNFWWLQSVYVYPDQRQQQIFRQLFEYVQSQARLNQEPVCGYRLYVEEKNHRAQQAYAHLGFQETPYHMYEKEYPWTPPSFP
- a CDS encoding DUF502 domain-containing protein, translating into MHALADHTFKRYLLTGLFLIIPAWGTLLILYTLLETLEHMTVDIVWALYGVRIPGSGITFFCLLVLWVGMGTTHLLGQQIHRKLEDSLERIPFVRSIYYTLKSMADVLKFRDRFGQSKVVAFPFPRDGLWALGFDMGLPPPRLQVVPEGTLMMVFVPTAIHPFTGYLAFVPKESVNRIQLPPEEAMKMEFSAGLYRPRSGWLSPANGPTKDS
- a CDS encoding Trm112 family protein, producing the protein MVRPEDTTKGKGDIAPDLLAILCCPETKQEVCLLDQTVVQRLNQKISKGELKTKGGQLVTEQIDGGLLRKDNTLFYPIRDQIPIMLIEEGIPIEKSDLSSM